A DNA window from Lutra lutra chromosome 8, mLutLut1.2, whole genome shotgun sequence contains the following coding sequences:
- the ASCL1 gene encoding achaete-scute homolog 1, with translation MESSAKMESGGAGQQPQPQPQQPFLPPAACFFATAAAAAAAAAAAAAQSAQQQQQQQQPAPHLSPAADGQPSGGGHKSASKQVKRQRSSSPELMRCKRRLNFSGFGYSLPQQQPAAVARRNERERNRVKLVNLGFATLREHVPNGAANKKMSKVETLRSAVEYIRALQQLLDEHDAVSAAFQAGVLSPTISPNYSNDLNSMAGSPVSSYSSDEGSYDPLSPEEQELLDFTNWF, from the coding sequence ATGGAGAGCTCTGCCAAGATGGAGAGCGGCGGCGCAGGCCAGCAGCCCCAGCCGCAGCCCCAGCAGCCCTTCCTGCCGCCCGCAGCCTGCTTCTTTGCcacggcagcggcggcggcggcggctgcagcggcggcggcggcgcaaagcgcgcagcagcagcagcagcagcagcagcccgcGCCGCATCTGAGCCCCGCGGCCGACGGCCAGCCCTCAGGGGGCGGTCACAAGTCAGCGTCCAAGCAAGTCAAGAGACAGCGCTCGTCCTCGCCCGAACTGATGCGCTGCAAACGCCGGCTCAACTTCAGCGGCTTCGGCTACAGCCTGCCGCAGCAGCAGCCGGCCGCCGTGGCGCGCCGCAACGAGCGCGAGCGCAACCGCGTCAAGCTGGTCAACCTGGGCTTCGCCACCCTTCGGGAACACGTCCCCAACGGCGCCGCCAACAAGAAGATGAGCAAGGTGGAGACGCTGCGCTCCGCGGTCGAGTACATACGCGCACTGCAGCAGCTGCTGGACGAGCACGACGCGGTGAGCGCCGCCTTCCAGGCTGGCGTCCTGTCGCCCACCATCTCCCCCAACTACTCCAACGACTTGAACTCCATGGCCGGCTCGCCGGTCTCCTCCTACTCGTCAGACGAGGGCTCTTACGACCCACTCAGCCCCGAGGAACAAGAGCTGCTCGACTTCACCAACTGGTTCTGA